The Carnobacterium divergens nucleotide sequence CGTTCAAGCAACTTTACCAGATCCAGCCTGGGCAGGTTATACTGTATCACCTCCAGTCATTGATTCAGTTCATGTAGGTGACACAGAAATTACGGGATCAGTAAACCTAACTAAACCAATTCCAAACGGTTCAAGCTTTACAACATTAGTAACATTACCAAATGGAAATGTCGTTCAAGCACCAGTCAATCCAGATGGTACCTTTACAGTAGCGTTAGGAAGCAATCTAGTAGCTGAAGGAGATGTTGTATCAACAATCGTTCAAGGAATCAATGGCGGAGTTACAAAAGATAGCCCAGTCGTTGAGACAACTGTCTTAGCAGCGCTTCCAGATCCAGCATGGGGAGCCTATGTTATCGCATCACCGGTTGTTGAACCTGTTTCAGTAGGAGATACAGCAATTACAGGAAAAGTAACATTAACAACACCAATTCCAAACGGTTCAACATTTACTGCTATCGTGACCTTAAAAGACGGCACAAAAGTGACTGCAACAGTGAATCCAGACGGCACCTTTACTGTTCCTTTAGGCAGTAATACCTTAACAGCAGGAGATATTCTGTCTACAATTATTCAAGGTGTCAACGGTGGGGCAATTAAAACTAGCACGCCAGTTGAAACAACAGTACTAGCAGAAGGTTGGAAAGACTACGTGGTTTCTACGCCGATTGTAAATCCAATTTATGTAGGCGATACAACTGTAACAGGAACAGTAGCATTAGCAACGCCAATCCCAGCCGGAACAACCTTTGAAGCCATCGTGACTTTACCAGATGGAACAAAAGTAACCTCAACAGTGAATCCAGATGGTACCTTTACAGCGCCTTTAGGCAGCTACATTCCTAAAGAAGGCGACACGATTTCAACAATTGTGGAAGCAACAAATAATGGAGAAACGAAAGACAGTATACCAGTTGTCACAACGATTAAACCAGCTTCAGAAAGTCCAGCATGGTTAAATTATGTAGTGGCAGCACCCGTATTAAATCCAGTTCATGCAGGTGACACAACGCTCACTGGAAATGTCACTTTGAACACACCGATTCCAGCAGGTACAACATTTAAAGTGGTTGTAACCTTACCAGATGGCAATAAAGTGAATGCCGTTGTAGGAATAGATGGAAACATCTCTGTTTCATTAGGAAGTTACACAGCAGTAGCTGGCGATACACTTTCAAGCGTTGTGGAAGCAACAAATGGAACAGCAACTAAATTAAGTACTCCAGTTACAAGTATTGTGCAAACAGCCTTGCCAGATCCAGCATGGGCAACCTATACTGTGGCACCACCTGTAGTAAGTCCAGTTCACGAAGGCGATACAACAATTACAGGAAAAGTAACATTAACAACGCCAATTCCAAATGGTTCAAGCTTTACAGCGTTAGTGACATTGCCAAATGGAACAGTTATTCAAGCACAAGTGAATCCAGACGGTACCTTTACGGTTGCTTTAGGAGACAATATTCTTAAAGAAGGCGACTCGTTATCAACAATCGTACAAGGAATCAACGGAGGAGTTACAAAAGATAGTACACCAGTAATTTCTATCGTTGAACCATCCGCTTCAGAAACAGAATGGAATAACTATGTGATTGCAGCTCCAACAATCAATCAAGTTCACGAGGAAGATGCAACTCTAACAGGATCAGAATTATTCTCAGCACCAGTTCCAGCAGGTGCAACCTTTGTAGCTATCGTGACCTTAGCCGATGGTTCAACAATTGAGGTACCAGTTAGTACGACAGACGGCGTTATTAGTATTCCGTTTGGTGCTAAGAAAGTGAAGAAAAATGACATTCTTTCAATCGTTATCCGTGGAACTAAAGCAGGGGTGACAAAAGAAAGCTTGCCAACCTCAACAACTGTCCTAGCATCAGCGTGGGAAGACTATGTGGTTTCTAGCCCAGTCATTGACCCAATCCATGCAGGGGATAAAACCATTACTGGTTCAGTAACATTGAATCAACCAGTTCCAGCAGACACAAGCTTTACAGCGATTGTGACTTTACCAGATGGAACAGTTATTACCGCTCCAGTTGATTCAAATGGCCATATCTCAGTTGATTTAGGCGACAATGAGTTAACTTCAGGAGAGGTAACGATTGTTGTGGAAGCAACACATGGTGGGGAAACGAAAGAAAGTACACCAGTAACGTCAACTATTTTGCCAAATGAAGCATGGGATACGTATGTTATTACGAAACCAGTTATTAATGCAATTCACGTTGGCGATAAATTTGTAACAGGTAAAGTGACTCTAAATACACCAATTCCAGCAGGAACCGTATTTACAGCGATTATTACCTTACCAGATGGTTCAATAATTGAAGGCAGTGTTGCAGAAGATGGAACATTCAAAGCAGCTCTTACTCCAATCACTAGAGCAATTTTAAGCAATTACGTTCTAAAAGTTGGAGACCAAGTAACAGCGCTTATCAAAGGCGTTAATGGTGGAGAGGTTAAAGAAGGACCATCCGCATCAACAATTGTTTTAGCAGTCGATACAAACAATCCAGGTACCCCTGTCACTCCAGGAAAACCAGGTTCTGGAAATGGAACTGGCACAACTCCGGGGAATACAGGAACAGCCAATGGAGGCAAGTATACAACGACTAAAGCAAACGGAAAAGGATCAAAAGGCTATCAAAATAATGATAACTACCCACAAACTGGGGAACAAAATAATTCATTGTTTAGTTACCTTGGATTCTTAACACTTGGTTCAGCAGCATTGTTGTTCTTAAGAAAAAAATTCGCTAAAAAATAAGCGTTAATATCCATGAACCTCTCTAAGAATGAACCTTCTTAGAGAGGTTTTTTATGTCAAGGATAAAAAAAGTCTATTATGGATATAAAATGTATTTCACATGAAGAAGTGAGTTAAAACAACGATTTTTTTAATATTTTTCACAAACTTTGATAGAAAACAGCACGAATAAACAGAATTTGTGCTATAATAACAGTACTAACTATCGGGGAGGCATAAAGTTTGAATACATTACTTGAAGGAAAAAAAATAGTTATTATGGGTGTTGTAAATAAATCGAGTATTGCATGGGGTTGCGTAGAGGCAATGAGAGATTGTGGTGCTTTTATCATTTATACCTATCAAAACGACCGAGTGAAACGTCAACTAGAAAAATTGGTAGGAGCAGATGCGCCTATGGTGGAGTGTGATGTTGCAACAGATGAGGATGTTGAAAAAGCATTCAATGAAATTTCAACAAAATATGGCACGATTGATGGACTTGTGCATTCAATTGCTTTCGCAAGAAAAGAAGAATTAGAAGGAAGCTTATTAGATGCAAGTCGTGAAGGTTTTAGCATTGCACATGATGTTAGTGCCTTTTCATTAATTGCCGTTTCAAAATATGCAAGTAAAATCATGAATCGTGGTGGAAGTATTGCTACTATGACCTATATTGGTTCTCATCGCGCAGTTCCTAATTATAATGTAATGGGTGTTGCAAAAGCCTCATTAGAATCTATTGTAAAATATTTAGCAGTCGATTTAGCTTCACAAGATATTCGAATTAACGCGATTTCAGCTGGAGCAATCAAAACGCTAGCATCATCAGGAATCAAAGGTTTCCAACAATTGCTAGATTCAGCAAGTGAAAGAACACCTTCTGATAAACCGGTAACAACAAGAGAAGTTGGAAATACAGCAGCCTTTCTAATGAGTGATTTATCAACAGGGGTTAATGGAGACACCATTTATGTAGACAAAGGAACTCATCTTTCATAATACGATCTAAGTAAAACAGGGAAGAAATAATCTTCCCTGTTTTTTTAGATAGTACCGTTTGGAGTGACTATTTTAGAGTTGACAGTAAAGAATAGGGGCGCCTACTCAGAAAAAAGTAAATTAGAAATTATGGAGCACATTGAAGACATTATCTTACTTATTAAATCAAAAGATCAAAACACATTTTATAAGTAGAGTTCAAATAATAGTTCTTGAATAAAAATA carries:
- the fabI gene encoding enoyl-ACP reductase FabI, with the translated sequence MNTLLEGKKIVIMGVVNKSSIAWGCVEAMRDCGAFIIYTYQNDRVKRQLEKLVGADAPMVECDVATDEDVEKAFNEISTKYGTIDGLVHSIAFARKEELEGSLLDASREGFSIAHDVSAFSLIAVSKYASKIMNRGGSIATMTYIGSHRAVPNYNVMGVAKASLESIVKYLAVDLASQDIRINAISAGAIKTLASSGIKGFQQLLDSASERTPSDKPVTTREVGNTAAFLMSDLSTGVNGDTIYVDKGTHLS